In the Alkaliphilus oremlandii OhILAs genome, one interval contains:
- a CDS encoding HesA/MoeB/ThiF family protein — protein sequence MNKPKLRSSVSVVKLDDRLIEFFLTNTRQQVRVKVNSDKVLELILGLDGTKSIDEIIENYKMDEETSKYFISFINFLESKGIVKDNTDVLLDDYFKFRRIINFIEDFSSNKEDVLEMWNNIRDSKVVVIGLGAVGTWVSALLVQNGVGNITLIDNDLVEISNLHRQFGYGEDDVGLLKTDALEKRLREFSSDVRINTVNEFLEEDNLEKILDYKVDLIINCADKPSVDVTSTWVGEYCMKYNIPHIIGGGYNLHISLMGQTIIPFESACVKCFEKELSRLNNIDESNIKKLTVKNRKIGSFGPMCSIIASMTAMEGIKLLTKKITPANLNRRGEFSIYNMDINYHYVSKDEECSWCGKEGIYA from the coding sequence ATGAATAAGCCTAAGTTAAGATCATCAGTATCAGTTGTTAAGTTGGATGATAGATTAATAGAGTTTTTTCTTACAAATACTAGACAACAGGTTAGAGTTAAAGTTAATAGCGATAAAGTACTAGAGTTGATTTTAGGATTAGATGGCACAAAAAGCATAGACGAAATAATTGAAAATTACAAAATGGATGAAGAAACTAGTAAGTATTTTATAAGCTTTATTAATTTCTTAGAGAGTAAGGGAATAGTAAAAGATAACACGGATGTTTTACTAGATGATTATTTCAAGTTTAGAAGAATAATTAACTTTATTGAAGATTTTTCTTCTAATAAGGAAGACGTATTGGAAATGTGGAACAACATTAGAGATTCAAAAGTAGTAGTTATTGGACTAGGAGCTGTAGGTACTTGGGTAAGTGCACTTTTAGTGCAGAATGGAGTTGGAAATATTACATTAATAGATAATGATTTAGTTGAGATATCAAATCTTCATCGACAATTTGGCTATGGTGAGGATGACGTTGGATTATTAAAAACTGATGCGCTTGAAAAAAGATTGAGAGAATTTTCATCAGATGTAAGAATAAATACAGTCAATGAGTTTTTGGAAGAAGATAATTTAGAGAAAATATTAGACTATAAGGTTGATTTAATAATTAACTGTGCAGATAAGCCAAGTGTAGATGTAACCTCAACTTGGGTGGGGGAGTACTGTATGAAATATAATATACCTCATATAATAGGGGGCGGATATAACTTACATATATCTTTGATGGGACAAACTATAATTCCTTTTGAAAGTGCTTGTGTCAAGTGCTTTGAGAAAGAGTTAAGTCGACTGAATAATATAGATGAAAGTAACATTAAAAAATTAACTGTTAAAAACAGAAAAATAGGAAGTTTTGGACCCATGTGTTCTATTATTGCAAGTATGACAGCAATGGAGGGAATTAAGTTGTTAACTAAAAAGATTACTCCAGCAAATCTAAACAGAAGAGGTGAATTTAGCATTTATAACATGGATATAAATTATCATTATGTTAGCAAGGACGAAGAATGCAGTTGGTGTGGAAAAGAAGGTATATACGCATAG
- the uvrA gene encoding excinuclease ABC subunit UvrA, translating to MDNIKIIRARENNLKDIEVEIPVNKITVVTGVSGSGKSSLVFDTIYAESERMFLESISINLESITSKLPKPDVYKISNLLPAIAISQKKTNRNPRSYVGTVTDISRFLRLLFSRVGVGKRNKFYTEGDFSYNNPKVWCEMCRGTGEKYVLDYDKIIDNKNRTLKEGAISYWNQGSDNFYDKLLEKVCMHYDIDMNTPIKDLSDDKLEFLLNGKSDSKFKVRYKNYKKNYRTKEVEFKGVIRELNEKLEDIDTPSTLKSIHKYIKKDKCDGCNGDRLKDEMLEVKINGENISSLESKTVTDLKQWLVNLIQITDNTCKKIIYDICEEVIKRITNLEKLQLGYLSLNRSIPSLSGGESQRIRLANQLACNLSSLLYVLDEPTMGLHSNDIENIEIILKDLKQMGNTILLVEHNLDIMLSADYLIDMGPGGGIYGGEIVGKGSPDEIKNHDESLTGKYLSGELKINIPHRKRDSNASILVKKAKYNNIKGEDFFIPLNNLVVVTGVSGAGKSTLTDNILEPSLTRKKNINCEEIIGIQNINKVIKVDQTPIGRSPKSNVATFTGMFDFIRDLYSKTELARKRKYSKSEFSFNTPGGRCESCKGDGQVKIDMSFMADTYVVCDECKGKRYEKKILEINYNGKNISDVLNMTVLEAHEFFIENKSISSILKCLIDVGLEYIKLGQPATTISGGEAQRIKLAKYLSNDSATGNLYILDEPTVGLHLHDINKLIALLNEIVDRGNSIVVVEHNMELIKCADYIIDIGPVGGPNGGKIIDCGTPEHIAANNKASVSNKLRKIIKIIQ from the coding sequence ATGGATAATATAAAAATAATAAGAGCGCGTGAGAATAATTTGAAAGATATTGAAGTTGAAATACCAGTGAACAAGATAACTGTAGTTACTGGAGTATCTGGTTCTGGAAAGTCCTCACTAGTTTTTGATACAATATATGCTGAGAGTGAAAGGATGTTTCTAGAAAGTATTTCAATAAACTTAGAGAGTATAACGTCTAAACTGCCTAAACCAGATGTATATAAGATAAGTAACTTATTACCTGCAATAGCAATTTCACAGAAAAAAACTAATAGAAATCCACGTTCATATGTTGGAACAGTAACAGATATTTCAAGGTTTTTAAGATTACTTTTCTCTAGAGTTGGAGTTGGTAAGAGAAATAAATTTTATACAGAAGGTGATTTCTCATATAACAATCCTAAAGTATGGTGTGAAATGTGTCGTGGTACTGGAGAAAAGTATGTTTTAGATTATGATAAGATAATAGATAATAAAAATAGAACATTAAAAGAAGGAGCTATATCATATTGGAATCAAGGATCTGATAATTTTTATGATAAATTATTAGAGAAGGTTTGTATGCATTATGACATCGATATGAATACCCCAATAAAAGATTTAAGCGATGATAAGTTAGAATTTTTACTAAATGGTAAAAGTGACTCTAAATTTAAAGTAAGATATAAAAACTATAAAAAAAATTATAGAACTAAGGAAGTAGAGTTTAAAGGAGTAATTAGAGAACTAAATGAGAAATTAGAGGATATTGATACTCCTTCTACGTTGAAAAGCATACACAAATATATTAAAAAAGATAAGTGCGATGGATGTAATGGAGATAGGCTTAAGGATGAAATGCTAGAGGTAAAAATAAATGGGGAGAATATCTCAAGTTTAGAAAGCAAAACAGTAACTGATTTAAAACAGTGGTTAGTTAATTTGATTCAAATTACAGATAATACATGTAAGAAGATAATTTATGATATATGTGAAGAAGTAATAAAAAGAATAACCAATTTAGAAAAGCTACAACTTGGATATTTATCATTAAATAGGAGTATACCTTCATTATCTGGTGGTGAGTCACAGAGAATAAGATTGGCAAATCAATTGGCTTGCAATTTGTCTTCTTTGCTTTATGTGCTAGATGAACCAACAATGGGGCTACATAGCAATGATATAGAGAATATAGAAATCATCTTAAAGGATTTAAAACAAATGGGTAACACAATTTTACTAGTTGAACACAACCTTGATATTATGTTAAGTGCTGATTATCTTATAGATATGGGACCAGGCGGTGGGATATATGGTGGTGAAATAGTAGGCAAGGGATCTCCTGATGAAATTAAAAATCATGATGAATCTTTAACTGGCAAATACTTGTCTGGAGAACTAAAAATCAACATTCCACATAGAAAAAGAGATAGCAATGCATCTATATTAGTTAAAAAGGCAAAATATAATAATATAAAAGGCGAGGATTTTTTTATACCACTAAATAATCTAGTGGTAGTAACTGGGGTTTCAGGAGCTGGCAAAAGTACGTTAACTGATAATATTTTAGAGCCTTCATTAACTCGCAAAAAAAATATTAATTGTGAAGAGATTATAGGTATACAAAATATAAACAAAGTAATAAAAGTTGATCAAACACCTATCGGAAGAAGTCCAAAGTCAAATGTAGCAACTTTTACAGGAATGTTCGACTTTATTAGAGATTTATATTCAAAGACTGAATTAGCTAGGAAAAGGAAGTATTCAAAGTCTGAATTTAGTTTTAATACTCCTGGTGGTAGATGTGAAAGTTGTAAGGGTGACGGTCAAGTAAAAATTGACATGAGCTTTATGGCAGATACGTATGTTGTCTGTGACGAATGTAAAGGCAAGAGATATGAAAAAAAGATATTAGAAATAAACTATAATGGGAAAAATATTTCAGACGTTTTAAATATGACAGTTTTAGAAGCGCATGAGTTTTTTATCGAAAATAAAAGTATATCTAGTATTTTAAAGTGTTTAATCGATGTTGGATTAGAATACATTAAGCTAGGACAACCAGCAACTACAATATCAGGAGGAGAAGCGCAGAGAATTAAGTTAGCAAAATATTTAAGTAACGATTCTGCTACTGGAAACTTGTATATACTAGATGAACCTACAGTAGGACTTCATTTACATGACATAAATAAGCTTATAGCCTTATTAAATGAAATAGTAGATAGAGGTAA